In the Balaenoptera musculus isolate JJ_BM4_2016_0621 chromosome 2, mBalMus1.pri.v3, whole genome shotgun sequence genome, cccCGATTGTTCTAAATACCTCTTTCTAACCAACCCATTACATCTctccaaatcattttaaaaaagagacaaagccCATCTCTTTCCCAAACACTTTTTCTGACTCATCTTACTTCATCTGGACCCCATTATTTGATTTCACGGTGCCAAATTTGTCTCCTGAGCAGTATGAATACAGATGGAGCCCAACTTTCCCAGCATGGACCCACATGGCCATCGTGAAACACGCAGTGGGTTAATCATGGTCAGACAGAACGAGGAGGTACACTTGCCCTCCCCACTTTTTCCGATTCCCTTCAGAGGTTTCCCTCACTTTCTACTCACTTTGCCAAAGGGCTCAAAGATGCCCCGGAGCATGTCCTCGGTGATATTGAAGTGCAGGGAGCCCACGAAGAGGCGCATTGGTCCACCACTGCCCTTCTGCAGGTTGTTGGCCATGGCTGCCAGTCGGTTTTTCTCAGCCTGCGGAACGAGGAGATGATGGGTCATGCCCCACACCTACCACCATCAACTCCATCTTCTCATGTCCATTTCTCAGGCTGCTCACCTGTGAGGCCTGTACAATGATAGGCACTCCCAGCAGCCGCTGCCCGGTCAGCCCAATGGCCAGCGGCACAGACTGGATCTCACAGAATTCCACATAGGCAATGCCCTTAGAACGACGTGAGTTCCGATCTGAGATGATACGTACATCTCGAACCTATCCAGGGCAAAAAGGAAATCCTGAGTTGGGCATAaagggggatggagagaagacagGCTTCTCAGAGACAACTAAGAGGGGGAAGAGGGTTACCTTGCCAACAGCCGAGAAAAAGTCCTCCAGGTCTCGAGGCCGAATGCGGGCAGCTAACTGCATACAGAACACCGTGCGGGCATCCCGCTCCTCAGGACTCAGATTATCAACTGGCTCCCTAAAGAGTGAGCAAAATCGTCGAGACCCTCCCTCCCAGTACTTGGTCATCATTCTTCAGCTACCCTCAAGTACTAAACATTCCTGTGGTTTGGCTCAAACCGCTTTTTATTCATAACTCACAATCCCTAAAAGAGTGCTCACTGTCAACTCACCTGACTGGGCTCTTCTCTCGGAAATGAGGACTCTTACTGTGTCCATACCTACGCCTACGGAACAGAGAACAACCAAACTGAAAACCAGGTCACCCATCTTTATCCACACTGGCCCAGTGCTGGGTCTTCCACCATGAGAAAACCAGATTACAGCACCCCATCGCACATGAGAATTCTGAGTATCACCCCTCCAGTAACTGGGTCTCCTGCCTATCCCAAAATACGATACAAAGACGATCTTATAAGCAAAAGGTGATACCCAGTGCCAAGCGGTGGACTCCTGTAGCGCACACGATCCTCACGACGTCGGTCTCGACTTCGTGACTCACTACTATGTCGACGATCCCAGCTACGGCTGCGGTGACGACGCTGCCGATCTCGACTCCGGCTCCGACTGCTTCTCCGCCTATGACGGTCTCGACTACGACTGTGGACGGCAATGACTATTAAGCTCCTTAAGAAACAAACCAACCTTTCTGGCCTTTAATGTACAGCTTTCCCtggtttctttccatttataattCTCAAAACCCAAGCGGCCCCAGAATGACTGACCTGCGTTTTCTATCCCTGCTTTTACTATGGCTCCGACTCCTCTTCTTCCTGTGAAAGAGAACATAAACTCTTATTACTGATGTTTCATTATCTCTCCCAAGGATAAGAAATGACACTAAAGCAAGGGTGAAACAGAAAGCAGTGAAAGACCAAAGTCTAGAAGACAATATGGCAGAAGTTCACAACAATGGCATGACATCAGTTTACACAGAGCCCTGAATGCTGTCAGGCATCTGAAATGGCCATTTTCCCCCACAAAACCAAGCAAAAGCTCATGTTTCCAAATCAGAGATCCTCTTGCTATTTTATTCAAGTGAAATACTACATCAACGCCTGGACTGATCCACAAGTCTATCCACAAATCTACACTGGCAAGCGAAGACTAGAAGATCATTAACCCAGGTCACCATCATTCCCATGACCCAGTGGAGCCATTACTAAAAGTCAGAAATCTTACCAGCAACCACCTCCCTGTTCTGGCTGTCTCTGTAACGGACACAGTTGCTTCCCTTCCTCAAGTTGCCAACCCATTTTCCTCAGGCCACACTCACTTGCTTGCCTCCCCACTGGTGCCACTGCCACTGCTGCCGGTACGGCTGGTGCTGTTGGTGGTGTTACTAGGGATCTCCTTTTCAACCTCGTTAGTTTGCTGCTCATCCTGAGGGGTTCGCCAGGAAAATGACACAAGGTACCAGGTGGCAGACACACAGATTCCATTGGGCAAGGAAAGAAGTGGACAAGGAAGAAAGCTCATGAAATCGAAGCTCTCAATCATCTAAACAGTTTCTAAGCACCTGAACCTcctaacaaaaagaataagagaataaggaaagaaactacccaaaaagaagaaatcagattTTGAAGTCAAACCTTTAGCTACCCCAACATCTGTTCCACTAACACCCATTTCCCTGGAGAGTGAGAAATGAGAGTTATGCCTGAGATACACTGACCTTCTACTGTGTCACTGAGAGCTGTGAGCAAAGCACTGGTTCCCACCGCAACTTCATGTCCCCCCGACCCCCAGTTTCTGGGGCCCTTTCTGTAAGCATGGCCCTTGAGTATCGGCCTCCAGCAGAGCTTACTAAAAGATTATGCCTTTCATGAAAGCCACTGCACATAATAAACGAACAGGGAAAAAAGATTCACAAAGCGTTGAAACTGATGATCCACAAGTGCTTTTTCTTACCAGCCCAATTCCAAGAGTGAGATGGGGAATCTTACCTCCTCTTTTTTATAGGGAGCCTCCAGCATGGCCTCAATCACTATATCAAAGTCATCGGACGCCATTGTAGCAGATCTGAGGAGAGGACATCAATACATAAGAacctcatttatatttttcctccccttccaGCACCCCACATTCCCTCCCCCCTGCAAGAAACAGACTTCAGGATATACAGTTCTGTTTCTTGAACTCCAAAGGTACCTTACCCGCTGTTGCTTACCCTAAGTTTATTTTTGCACCTTACTGATCTGAACTAGTTCTGCTTTGTGGCTTAGAAAAGGTCAGGGGTCTAGAAGAAAACTGAATATCTAGGTAGAAACAATACACAATATAGACCCCGTCCCGTGAAGAGAAAATATTGGTACTCAAAATTACTGTTTACTTTACAACAGACATTCGGCCTCCATTCTACTGTTCAAAATTCTGAATAAATAATTAGTTTAAACTTAAATCGGCACATATTTCCCATAAAAAGGTAAGAACGCATGACTAAAAATTAGGAGCAAGACAAAGCAATACCAGAATAATGCAGATTTGTCCGAAGCTTTTCCCCACACCACCGCCCAACATAAATAATGAGGGGATTCATCATTAAGCATTTTCTGTACAATACCAACCAGAGTTTGGGTAACTCAGAAAGACCATGATTAAGACAGGCTTAACCAGTCCCACTCTGAAGCCTTTCTGTCTAGGAAGGTACAGTAGGACTTCTCGCCTACCCCAAGCTTTCACATCTAGCAATGGTCTTTCCCAAGTCTGTCCACGACAGGtctatcaaataaaaaaaaacagaagacacCAAACAAAATCAATAGGATAAATTATTCAGAAATTACTGGTCTGAAATTATCAATATACATAACATGGATGACTCTcgaaataattatgctgagtggaaggaaacaggtaaaaaaaagaatacatactgtatgatttcatttacataaaattctagaaaatgcaaactaacctgtagtgacagaaagcagaccagtggttaCCTAAGGATAAGAATAGGTGGGAAGGGGCTAGGATGAAAGGATTATAAAAGGGCATTTTGGAATTTGGggggtgatggtttcatgggtgttaACACATATCAAAACACATCAAAACCCATCAAACTATACACTTTAATgtgtacagttttattttatgtcaattacatcttaataaagctgaaaaaaaaactaatctaAATACTTTCTATGCAAGGAGGTTAATCATAATTAGACTTTCCATATCCTCAAGAACTTTGTCCTCTTTAAAGCAGCTAATGCATCATCCAATCATGCTGTCTTGGTTGCCCTCAGAGTCCATAGCCTATTTTGATGACTTAATAAGAGTAATCATTATATCAATATCTATCATTTATAGTACCTAATATTGCTAGACACTATGCTAAACATGTTACAGAGATAAAATTCTTGGAAAGAGCCAACCAATAAAACTTACTTGGAGCCAAATTTAAGGCTTAAAATGGAAACCAAACCAAAATCAAATAGGTGTGTCTAAAAACCAGTGAACTCAATCTCTTATATTAACACcttacatttatttaacaatcaATGGTAACATATGCTACAGGCAAATATTGGATCTAATGCACAGatgacggacttccctggtggtctagtgggtaagactccgtgctcccgatgcagggggcccgggttcgatccctggtcaaggaactagatcccacatgcatgctgcaagtAAAAAgcccatatgccgcaactaaagatcccacgtgcctgaACTAAGACGCTGCacagcagaaaggaaggaagggagggagggagggagggagggagggagggagggagggaggaaggaagaaagattttaaaaatgcacagatgaaaaaactgaggttctgtgaactgcccaaagtcacaaagctcaAATGGAGAAGCTGACCCTTGATCATAAGTCTTCCGACTCTTAAGTCTAATATTCTAACAGGTTACTGCTCTCTCATGTGGTTTATAACTTAAACcctgaaggaaatttaaaaaagaaaagtacacagCTTACCAAGATGTCTACTTTAAATTTACACTGACTTGAAGAATTAATGTTCTGATACGTATATCAAAAGAATCAGTCCCATTAGTCACACCTATTGTGTGGCTTACAGATATTCAGCGTGTAACAGTATATGCTACAAAATATTAGAAAccaggctgattttttttttcaggctgatTTTAATATATGCTATCTGATTTTAATATATGCCAGCATATATCTTAATATATGCTACTGTgggaaaaaatggttctgaaagtAAGTTTTTGATCTACAAGCTCTgttcctttcattcattttggcTGCCAAATCTATACAATTTTTCTAAGTGTCATAACGCTTCTCTTTTTCACAGCCTGCCTTTAACTCTCCAAATGAAATGCTTCAAGAACTGCTCTTTGTTGAGTGCTAGTACAGCATAGGGATAACTTAACaccaaaaaaaaactttcatgtaAGTTGACAAATGAACCCCTTCCTATGGAATGAAGTTTTCAGACttcagaaacaaatgaatgaatctatTTAAGCACAGACATATATAACACCAGCACACTTTGAAACTTGCAATCTTGCTGGGTTTAGTCTATCTTTCTAGATGTCCTAAAAACAGAATGTCCCAAACACTGTGTGCTTTCACGTTGGGAGTTTTCAAACTCTTTGAGTCCTAACTTATGGGTCAAAGTCCACTCAATcccatacattaaaatattatagtgCTTTCTTCCAACCCTGCTCCAAAAACTATGTTAAAGGCCCACAATCACGGCACTACGTGGACCTTGTCATAGCACAGACAAGACCCAAGCCAGCACAGACAAGACCCCACTGCCGCGGGGGCAAAGGAGAGTGAAGAACCACTGTCAGCCCTGATCAGGCAGAATTCACCAAACGCTGGAGTCCCAGGGGTGATGGTAGCGCCATCTCCTGGGTCCGGTAACTGAGCTGGGCACAAACATGTCCAAACTGAAGACAGCTTAATTAAGAACAGAAACAATGAGAAAGATAAAATCATTCCCCATGTTGTGTAACAAGCCAAGGCCACGCTTCAAAAAATGGTCCTACAAGTTACCGACTGGCAGCATCTCTGCGAGGGTCAGTGTCCCGATTCTAAAGCCTCGTATGTGGCCCCATTATGCTCCTCTACCGCCACAGGATGTGTGGGCAGAGTGGCCAACATACTGAACATGAGTCTTTGAGAGACTGAAGATTGAAAAAGAAGCCTCAATTCCCTCATCTCTCTCTGAGTGGTGGCACTAAGGGCTGAAAACGGATCCCACATGTCCTCTCAGACCGTGGTGGGTCGATGCTCCCTCCACAGTGTGGGACACCCTAAATGTCAGAGCTGCGGGGACCTGGAAAGAGGTAAGTCACTGGGACCCTTGAAACAGCATCTTCATCGCTAAAGGATGTAGCCACGAGGGTGCCGATGGATTACAGTTAGGTAGCGAACACTTCCAGatcaaagtaaacaaaaaaatttttttaattttaaaagtttgccccccaaaaaaataaataaataaagtttgccCAATTCTGCTCTTGACGCCATTTTCTGCCTGTGACGTCAGGGGGAGGCGCCGTGCGACAACGTCACGCATAGGTGACGTTTCGGGGGGGGACCCGGTTTCGGGGTTTCTTACCAGTTCCGGGTCCCCgcaggggggggggggtcccggTTCCCTCCGTTCCTTTGGGTGTGTCGGGGGACGCGAAGCACGGCTCCCTTCCAGAGACTCAGCAGTAAGAGCCCCACTACAATCGGAGCCGCTCCTCTTCCCGCAAAATGGCGGCAGCTCCGCTGTCTTCCAGAACGTTCCCCAATCTGCGCAGGCGCCGAAACATTCAGGCGGCGGAATTAATCTCACTGGTATCGCGGCAACACTCCAAAGTACAGATTTTCATTGGCTAAAATCCTGAGCATGGGTGGAGCCAAGTTCAAAGGTCTCTTAGCAACCACCAAGTGCCCACTGATTGGCTAATCCTTCCGAGACTGAGGGAAAGCAGAAGCGTCCTTAGGTAGCCGCCTACCGCTCTGTCATTGGTTAAATGACTTGCGGAAGGCGGGGCAACCGGGCAGAGCACCGGAGAGAAGGATCCTCCGGCTCGCTCCCGGCTCTCCTGTAGACTAGGCGAACACCGCGGAGGAGCCTATTGACGTCCTTGGTCGTCCCCACTCAGATTTGCCGAGGAGCTCACGTCAGGCTTCTCTGGGACAGCTTTCTGGAGAGCAACTGTATTTGCTTCCCGGGGGGAGGGATGCTGGGCTGCACATCCCCATTCTGTCATACAACCCTCCCAACCGCTGCCTCGTTCCCTCAGCGCTTGGATCTCACGAGACTGTCACAGATTTGTCTTCTTCCGCTTCTGCCTGGTCCTACAGCTCACATACCTTCAGTTCAAATCAGTGCCCCACACACCTCCCACCGCAAGGGTAAACTTGAGGCAGTTTCTCAGGTGCCTCGGTGAAGCAGTACTCAGCCCTCTaaccagaaagagaaggaactGATGTCCACCCTCACGTTGCAACGTCTTCCAGAACCCCCAGAGCCTTCAGCTGCCTAATACAGCTGCCAGAAAGATAGCTGGTTATAACATGGAGAGGGCCATGGAGTCACAGGAACCGTGTTGAGTCCTGATTTGAATACTAACTTTATATCATTGTACCAATTCaaattccttttctgtaaaatgtagaATTGGACTAGATTATCTCTTAGGACTTCAAACTCTAATCCTATGATTTTATTCAAACAAAATAAGTGGCTTCTTGCTGGCGAAGCCTGGATGACTTCCAGTTTCTCTCCCAAGAGGTAACAGAGGAGCTGGCAGTACAGCAGCTCAGGAAGGTGGAAGGGAAGCTGGCTTCACTCACTACCCTATCTTTCTCCATGGCAACAAACACTATGCCTCCTCCCCCAGACAAGAGCCTAATCACAGGTCCTAACGGACAAGACCTCTCTGTAGCTGGTCAGAAAGGCCTATAATTGGGAGTCCAAGAGTCACCACTAAGCTTCTTAAATAGGAAATAAAGCTAGGCCCCTTCAAGTCTTGGATAAGAGCATAGATCTGAATATGTGTAAGTAATGGGTGGAGAaacagaggcagggggcagcagaGTTGGAGCAGGAAGGGCCATAACCtcactttatttgtatttcctccTTACACAAAATCATCAAAATAGGAACAGAGATGGGCAGAGAAAAGGGCTGAAAAGTTGTTCAATGCACATGTTCTCAGGGCTATCCCAGGGAGCACTTGAGGCTGAGTGCCTGTTGGAGTAGCCGCAGATCCAACATGAATTCCTCATGCCCTGGCCTGAAGTCTTCACAGATTGGTGGCGTGAGCCCTGCAATTCTCATCCTTTGCCCATCTTGACGTAAGGCAGGAAAGTGGACTGAAATGCTCCTCTCTGATGGGCAAGGCAAATCAGAGCCCATGGTGTACTGCACCTTCTGTGCTACAGGAGCAGAACCTGAAGCTGCTTCCAAGGCTCTAGACACCTGCAGGCAGGGCTAGAGGCCAATGGTGTAAGAGCGGCCTGTGGGGTTGTGAATAGCAGAACAGACTGGTGCTGTCACAGCCCACTCATACCACACCTTCTTGGAATTGCTGCATCGCCAGAAACGCACACAGATGGTCTGGCCTTCACGCACGGTAATGGGCTGCTGTAAGAAGAAAGACATGGAGGTTCAGGGTGGAGCTAATGAATTTTATGTGGCAATGTACTAAGCTAGGTGTGGAGATAAAATGATCAAATGATGTTCCAACCCTCATGAGGTTTATTTGAAGTCTATCAGaacaaataatcagaaatgaacAATCAGACACTGAACAAATAATCAAAAGTGGGATGAACACTGTGAACAGGGATAGGGTGCTATGAAAACACCTATGAAAGGTTAACACTAACCTAGTCTACAAGGTCAGGGAAAATTATCTGACAATAAGAATGTTTAATGAGATTTGGAAGATAAGTCAGCTGAGTCAAGAAATGAGCCAAGAACTTTACAGGCAGAGGACAAAGGTGTGAAACCCCGAGGCAGGAAAGAACATGGGGCATTAGAGGAACCAAAAGAAGGTCCATAGGACTGAAGCAACGTAATCCAAGGACAGTGGCTGAAAAGGCAGGCGAAAACTAGATCACACCAAGTCTAACAAAGATTTAAGACCTTATCGTAGGGCAGTGGAGAGACACTGAAGGGTTTTAAAAGCAGGAGAGAGATAGGATCAGattcaggtttttaaaagatgactctTGCTCCAGGTAGAGAATGGACAGAAGAATAGCCAGAGTAGATGTGGGAAGCCAGGTGGAAGGCCCCTGCACATATCCCAACATCTACAACAGGATCCAAGAGCACGTGAGAGCAGTAGAACATGGGTCACAGACAAGCATCAtcctgggagaagggaaggggcagAACACCAATGACAAAAGTTACTCTTTAACCCAAGGAGCCTTAAAGGTGATTCCTACCTTAATGGGGAAGAGGATGGGAAACCATGAAAACATCCCAGGAGAGTGAGTCTCTGGACGGATACCTAAGTGgacaaagtaatttaaaaaactgagtataactgattcactttgctgtacacctgaaactaacacaacattggaaaacaactatactccaataaaaattttaaaaattaaaaattaaaaaaaaattgaggtctCCATGACTCTGCTTTTTGCCTAGATTGAGGAGAATCTCTTCTGTGAACACAGAAGCAAGTAATCAAAGATCCCCATTCACTGATTCCTGGGTTCCCTGTGACTCTAAATGAAACATGTACATAGGCTGCCCGAAACATCTATGTACGCTGCCCAGGTAGCATGGTCTTATACTCCCCATCTACTGCCCCAAACACTCACTCAGAGTGATGTCCTGATAAAGCACAGTCTCAAAGTAGCCTGCAAAGCCATGCAGCACTGTGTTCACCTCCACGGGAAACTCCAAGGTGCAGTAGCGGTTGTTGTCAATCATAGGATCTGTCAGGGGAGAGCGGTGTGGGTGATGAGCGGCCAGAAACCCTAGACAACTTGGTAAGGCATGAGCAGGAACCAGGAGAGGGAGCCTTGATAGAGAGCAGATAGAGCAGACTCAGGACAGCAAGGGAGGAAACCAGGAGGGTGAGCTCTCTCCCAACCAGTCAGAGCACAGCCATGCAGGAACCCACCTCTGTTGGGATGGCTGAAGGTAAAACAGGGCTGGGGCGCAGACAGCTGGTGGAAATTGTGCAGCCGTACCACATAAGGCATTTCAAACTGGGCCTGTCCCGAGAGAGAAAAAGATCTGGAGAAGACAGGCGAGAGCGACCTAATTCCCCAGGGAATGCAGCTCAAGCTTTAGGGACacagataaagataaaaacacagggacttccctgatggtccagtgcctaagactgcgctcccaatgcagggggcccgggttccatccctggtcagggaactagatcccacatgctgcaactgaagatcccagcacgcggcaacgaagataccatgtgccgcaactgagacccgacgcagccaaataaataaatattaaaaaaaaaaaaaaaaagaaaaagaaaaagataaaaacatagtTTCACTTCAATCGCTTTCCCACATCCCCAACTCCTTCACCTCTTCATCTTCTCCAGTGGAAGAAAACACTTATgctgacagagaaaaagaaaaggactaaaGAGAAAAGTCCTCCAGAAGAGAATAGCTCTTT is a window encoding:
- the RBM23 gene encoding probable RNA-binding protein 23 isoform X1, encoding MASDDFDIVIEAMLEAPYKKEEDEQQTNEVEKEIPSNTTNSTSRTGSSGSGTSGEASKKKRSRSHSKSRDRKRSRSRDRHRRRSSRSRSRDRQRRHRSRSWDRRHSSESRSRDRRREDRVRYRSPPLGTGRRYGHSKSPHFREKSPVREPVDNLSPEERDARTVFCMQLAARIRPRDLEDFFSAVGKVRDVRIISDRNSRRSKGIAYVEFCEIQSVPLAIGLTGQRLLGVPIIVQASQAEKNRLAAMANNLQKGSGGPMRLFVGSLHFNITEDMLRGIFEPFGKIDNIVLMKDSDTGRSKGYGFITFSDSECARRALEQLNGFELAGRPVRVGHVTERLDGGTDTTFPDGDQELDLGSAGGRLQLMAKLAEGSGIQLPTTAAAAQAAALQLNGAVPLGSLNPAALTALSPALNLASQAIASQCFQLSSLFTPQTM